CCATGAGACTGCGCACACGATGAAGCCGATCAATGAAATGGGTGGCGAGAAATATCTCCGGTCTAAGAAATACTGGCCGTACATCGGGCGTGGAACCGTTGACGCAACGCCTTACACATTACTGTGTATACGGAAAATCAGCGGCAGAAATTGCCAACATGCTAGGCGTGGGTGATCGTGAACTGGTCTTGGTACTGAAGCAAGATTTACGGGACTGCGCTGTGTATTTTTGTTTCCTTTCCGTTCCCGGTGGGGATAAACGTTCTGAGGATTCATAACGGGTACGAAAGGAATTGAAATTCGTAACGAAGCATGTAAGGTTGCTTACACGATGGGAATTGTATCTAAAGCGACTTAGGGCCGCTTTTCTGTTTCCACATAGCTGTAGGCAGCTGAGTATTTTGCTATCGCTTTCGGAATGGCACTGCGACAATCCTAGACCGAAAGACGCTGGCAAATCCAAAGGCCGGTGCACCAGCATCGGGCCTTTTTTAATTCGAGCCAACGTCTCAACGGAATGCGAGGCGGCGAAAGTCGTGAAGGATGGGGATACCCGCCCGTTCCTCGTACCTAATCAGAACGGCGGCGCTGAAAGTCGCAGAAGCCAGTAGTAAGATAACGTAGACTGCTATCTTATCCGCCGCGAACGCGACGGGTCGAAGCCTTTGCTTCTTACGGGGCAACTCACAGGGATGCAGACATAACCTTCCTCCTAGCTCTCCGTTCCAAGCTGACAGGCTACGCCGTGGCAATTGCGGCGGCGGTGGCCGTCCTTGTCAGCGCGTATCTCAAAGGCCGGTCTGACAGCAAAACAGCGCAGACGGCACGAGACGCACAATCCGCAACCAAAGCACGGAAGATAGAAAATGAAGTCAGCCGTCTTGATGACAGCGCTGTTGACGCTCGGCTTGCTAAGTGGATGCGCGACAAGCGGTAATTACTGCGACGTGGCGCGGGCGATCTATGCCAGCCATGACGACACATCAGAAACCAAACGCCAGATCCTGGCTGAGAATGAGAAAATTGAAAAGCTGTGCGGGGTACGGCCTTGAGGGATACTGCAATGAATGAATTGATGGATGCAGACAGATGACAGGCACTGAAATCATGGGCGCGGTCGGCTTCATCGTGATGCTGTTCGGTTTCCTGTTTGGCCTTTGGAAGTATGTCGACAGCAAGATTAATGCCGCGAGAAACGAAACAGCCGCCAAGGCCGACGCAGCAACAGCACTTGCCGCACTGACGCGGCAGGAGTTGTCAGATTATAAGCTGCGTGCGGCCGAAACATTCGCCACAAAGGCCGGGATGCAAGAACAGACCTCACAGATCATGCGCGCCATTGAAAGCGTTGCAAACCGCATCGACGGGCTTACCGAGCGCATGGATCGTGTGTTTGAGCAGAAGACGACGCGGGCGCGATCCTGATGTAGAAAAAAGGCGGCCTTCGGGCCGTTTTAAAGCACGTTTAAGCCGTGGTTAAAGCATTAACGCCATGAGCTGGTGATCTATTAGGACCCGAGAACGGCTTTCTCTTGGGCTTAGGCAGTAATCCTTCACGTTGTGCTTTTTTCTTCGCTTCCTTTCGGGCTCTGCCTATAGCAGCTTCCTTTTCGCGAATTCGTTTTTCTGAAGGCTTTTCAAACGCACGGCGGGCCTTCATCTCACGGAAAACACCTTCACGCTGCAATTTCTTTTTCAAAACACGTAAGGCTTGATCAATGTTATTGTCTCGAACAAGAACTTGCATAATGGCTCCTAACTTCTAGCTTCCAAAGATAAATCATAGGCTATTCTCGCAGCCCTCAACCGATCGGTTTTCGCGGAGGCCGCGGATTTTTCTTCATTGAGAATAGACTTAGCTGTGTGATCAGTTCGAGACTTGAGCATTTCGGGATGCGTATTAATTCGCTTGAAAAGAGTATCTTTTGTGTATTCGGTTTTCATGGTGATGTCCTCCAAATATAGAACCAAGCCTTTGACTAACGGGCTCGACTTTTTGAACAACCGCCAGCAGTTCGTCTCAGTACGTTTGAAAGTTTTGACCAGTCGCGCGGTGAAGTCAGGCGCGTCGTGAGGTTCTTCACCAAACGGGGCTGCTCCAAAGGCGAAATATCAATCTTCCTAGATTGTGTTTTGAGGTTTTGTGAATGGTCTCGTTGGTTTTCCAAAAGAGCCTCTCTGTTAAATTAATTAATTCAATAAGCACGCAAAAAAAAGGGCCGAGCGTGCACTCGACCCTTTAAAAGTAAACTTCTTTCAACAGTGCCAGTACATCCGTGGTCAAAGGAAAGAAGAAAACCTATTTATGCAGCCTGCAGGTTGCAGGCAGACATTTTGCCCGACTTCATGTCGCGCTCCAAATCGTAGCCAATCTTCTGGCCTTCGACGATTTCGCGCATTCCGGCGCGCTCGACGGCAGAGATATGAACGAATGCATCAGCGCCGCCGTTGTCGGGCTGAATGAAGCCGAAGCCTTTTGTGGAATTAAACCATTTAACTGTGCCAGTGGTCATAATGAACCCTTTCATAGCAGTATAGATAGGAGCACGCATTTGCGTGACGCAAAGTGATAACGATTTTTAAAAGGGGGTTCGTTCAGGGTGCGGTGCTAAGCGCACAATAAAGCAAAACTCATCAAGAAAACATCGATAGTTGATACTTATTACATGCAGAGACAATTGTCAATTTATATTTATGAATTATTTCATAATAACAGATATCTTACATTTTAATTCAGGCATAAAAGAACCAATATTTATACAAAACTTATTACGGCGAGCCCTCCCGGACGGTGAACTCTCCGACCATAAAGCTGGGGTAACTAGGGCGCCCCATATGCCGACGTAGATTCAGGTAATGGAGCGACATCAGCACGATGGTCACGCATGACGCCCGTCATAAAATTCTGCAAAACTAGTTTCGACTGGTGAAAGAGTGGCCCGGATAGCGGCTTCATTCTTAACGTCACATAACCAGCCTTAGTCATCATTCGATTAAGGATGCGGTTGCTGATGTGGAAGTCGACGAGATGGATACTGGAAGACATGGAGTCCTCCTTTCAGATTGCGGGTATGGACGATTTTAGTCCTACAGCGAGCCCAAGTAAAAATCTAATGCTGACGCTTAAAGATCCGCCTTTATGGATAAAATAGCAAGCTAACAATTGAGGTCACTTAAAGGCAAAGTTCGCCAACTGTCTTTGCTGACTGTGACTGTGCCGCAGTTATTTCTGACATTCGCGGAGTCGGAGCAGAAGGTTTTCGAATAGACTTCCGCTTTCATCCAAACTTGCACAATTCATGCGTCGCAAAGTATCTCCAATTGAAGCGATACTCGGACTTCGCCGCAAAACACCCGACTGCCGTCTTGAAACTTCGCCTACGGATTCTGCCGACCGTCTTATTTCATTTTTAAGTGGCACAGGCGATCTCCGTTTACATGCACGACAGCAGAACACCATTCCATCGATTTAGTTCCAATTTGGATGGTTATCTGTCTAATTTAATTGGCACTGAATTTTAGGACAATTCATGATCGAACTACCGGCAAGTATCAGCCGTCATATCCTCAGCTTACGATTCCGACCAGTCAGACGAAGTACGGCGGCAGAACAATATCAACCGTGGAGTATGCGGATAGCTATCGCACTGTTGATATGGAGACGGAGCCATTGATGGCCGGACAGGCTGTGCAACTCCAGTCCTTTATTGCGGCGGCAAGGGGCGGCGCGGAGCCATCTGGTTCGCCGGGGCTATTCACTGTTGTGATTGAGTGGAGGCTTGAGAACAGTGAACACCGTTAAGCTAGGGCGCAGATATGTGAAGTGAACTAGGCCGTGTGGACGAATTGACTCAGGTATAAGTTTTCGGGTTCCAGATTATCACTTGAGGTGATTCATATGTTGTCGACGTGTTTGGAGGTCGGCAATGTGCACCAAGATGACAGAGAGTGACTATGAACTGGCACTGGAGGTTTTCCGCGCTTGTCTGCCAGCCGTTGGCGCGAAAGCCAAAAATGACCGTCTATTCCTTGAAGCGCTACATTATTTCACCCTCCACAACATCTCGTGGCGAGCACTGCCGGAACGGTATGGTAATTGGAACAGCATATGGAAGCGTTTTGACCGCTTGGGGAAAGCAGGTATTTTCGAAGACTATTTCTCCATTTTAGCTGGGCTTGATGAAAGCGCTCATCTGATTGCTATGTTCGACAGCACCGTAATTCGCGCCCATGTTTCTGCAGCCGGTGCAAAAGGGGGCAGGAAGGCCAAGCGCTCGGGTATTCGCGTGGAGGGTTTGGAACCAAAATCCATCTGAAAACCGACCGAAATGGTCAGCCCCTTGGGTTTGAACTGACCGGTGGTGAAGCTTCCGATAGCAAACAGTTTAAAAGCCTCATGGAAACAGGTCCTCAAATCACGCACCGCGCTATCATTGCTGATAAGGGCTATGATAGCGATGACAATCGAAAGACTGCGCGAATGGCTGGCGCTATTCCAGTGATCCCTTACAGATCAAACAGGCGGAATATTCCAAAACATTTTGCCGTAGCACTTTATCGAGGCCGCGCACGTATCGAACAAATGATGGGGAAGCTCAAACGGTTCAAACGTGTCGCTTTACGTTGCGAGAAAACAGCAAGAAACTTCCGATCAATCGTCGCAATCGCAGCGGTTTTCATCTTAATCAAATCCGTCCACACGGCCTAGTCGCATGAGCAAATTATAGTTCATAAGAAACCCCGGCTCGGAGGCGTGACGAGCCGGGGCTATGCAGGCCATCCATTAGCGTCATCAAGGCTGACCCGCATTCTGAAATTCTTAGTTTCTACGGCTCTCCGACCAGACCATATAGCCGATCAAAGCTAGCAAACCCGCAGTCACGAAAGCAATAAACCGACCCATAGCCGGCCCTCCCGTCGCTTAACTCTTGTGGCGGGAAAATATTTCATTCTAACAAAGAAAACCCCGGCAGGAGGTCCACGCCGAGGCTACGCCTGATCGATTGTCACACCTCACTGACGCTTAAATATCGTCTCACAAAACTAGAAAAAGACAACGGATTGCGTTTATCGAAATCCAAATCGAAGGATAGTTCGACAGTCACAATCAACGCACTTCTAAAACTTCTCCGGTGCGCCGATCAACAACAACACGCATATCATTGTCGCGACGGTCGATACCTCGGATGGCTTTGCAAAGAATGCGCAGACATCGCGGAGCATATCCGCTCCCGCCGCAGGCTCGACCCTTACGAACTGCGCGCCCTTGATACCGGCGTTGAAGCGGTCGGAGCTTTCCTTGGGTCCATAGGCAAAACCGACCTTGCTGACTGCGACGAGCTCGAAGCACGGATGCTGGTGAAAGCCGCATGGGGAGGCTGCGGGCGAGGGATGCGGGAAGCTTTGAAGGATGCGCCGTTTTAGGCAGGGCGCCGTTTTAGCATCCTGCCCACGACAATGACGTCAGGAAGCCTGACGCTTTGCTTCTAGCGAGTTGAGAAGATCGCTGAGTTCTTTGGCATCGCGGTAGTTCAAACCTACCGCCTGCCTAGCTCCCATTTCGACTGGCCTCTGAGCTTTTTGATCAAACACTGACCAGGTGTCGTTTACTCCGTTCGATGTCTTGTAGCGTCCACCGATGTACCGTCCACCCGTTAATGTCGATCTGCTCATGCGAGTCCTTTCAAGGAACGAATCAATTGAAGACTATGAGTACAGCTATGGTTAATTCAGCGCAACCTTTGGTCAATGATGCTGCCCCGATGCTCGACGTCGCGCTCTCCTATCAGGCGCAAAGCTGGCCAGTTTTTCCTTGTCGCCACCGCGACGAAGAAATCATCGATCCACAAACCGGCGAAATTGAAATCCTCGCCACCAAGACTCCGCTCACGAGCAACGGGTTCCGTGGCGCGACGCTGAATGAGCGCATTGTTCGCGAATACTGGCGCCGCAATCCTTCTGCTATGATCGGCGTGCCAACCGGAGCGCCAATTGGCGCATGGGTTCTTGATATCGATCCGAAACACGGTGGCGACGAAACCTTGGCGGCGCTGGAGGCTCAGCACGGCGCGTTGCCTGCAACGCTGACAGCCGAAACCACAAGCGGCGGCCGTCACTACTTCTTTCGTCATCGTCAGGGCGTTCGCAACCGTGGTGCGCTTGGTTCGGGCGTCGACGTTCGTGGTGACGGCGGCTATGTCATCGCAGCGGGCAGCGTGCCGGATAACCTTGCCCCTCTTTCGCACAGGGTCGACTGGCGTAAACTGGAAAGCGTCGCGCTGGGCAACGGGCAAGGCCTGACCAAGCCTCA
This is a stretch of genomic DNA from Ochrobactrum quorumnocens. It encodes these proteins:
- the rpsU gene encoding 30S ribosomal protein S21, which gives rise to MQVLVRDNNIDQALRVLKKKLQREGVFREMKARRAFEKPSEKRIREKEAAIGRARKEAKKKAQREGLLPKPKRKPFSGPNRSPAHGVNALTTA
- a CDS encoding cold-shock protein gives rise to the protein MTTGTVKWFNSTKGFGFIQPDNGGADAFVHISAVERAGMREIVEGQKIGYDLERDMKSGKMSACNLQAA
- a CDS encoding transposase produces the protein MCTKMTESDYELALEVFRACLPAVGAKAKNDRLFLEALHYFTLHNISWRALPERYGNWNSIWKRFDRLGKAGIFEDYFSILAGLDESAHLIAMFDSTVIRAHVSAAGAKGGRKAKRSGIRVEGLEPKSI
- a CDS encoding IS5 family transposase, producing the protein MHLKTDRNGQPLGFELTGGEASDSKQFKSLMETGPQITHRAIIADKGYDSDDNRKTARMAGAIPVIPYRSNRRNIPKHFAVALYRGRARIEQMMGKLKRFKRVALRCEKTARNFRSIVAIAAVFILIKSVHTA
- a CDS encoding DUF6511 domain-containing protein, which produces MRLSKSKSKDSSTVTINALLKLLRCADQQQHAYHCRDGRYLGWLCKECADIAEHIRSRRRLDPYELRALDTGVEAVGAFLGSIGKTDLADCDELEARMLVKAAWGGCGRGMREALKDAPF
- a CDS encoding bifunctional DNA primase/polymerase, translated to MVNSAQPLVNDAAPMLDVALSYQAQSWPVFPCRHRDEEIIDPQTGEIEILATKTPLTSNGFRGATLNERIVREYWRRNPSAMIGVPTGAPIGAWVLDIDPKHGGDETLAALEAQHGALPATLTAETTSGGRHYFFRHRQGVRNRGALGSGVDVRGDGGYVIAAGSVPDNLAPLSHRVDWRKLESVALGNGQGLTKPQDHTPVVISWVWPTSEEVAETITEDEREAIRGVVNGGMYKPAPQAKDWVGRAVAYALQLDIDEDTDKKRVSMITKALFAEGFLMKVEDRDPVQRRATTFVRAM